One Oryzomonas sagensis DNA segment encodes these proteins:
- a CDS encoding bifunctional UDP-4-keto-pentose/UDP-xylose synthase, with amino-acid sequence MKVLILGVNGFIGNALTHRILTTTDWEVHGLDMACDKLERSLGDPRFHFLEGDITINKEWIEYNIKKCDVVLPLVAIATPVTYVKDPLRVFELDFEENLKIIRLCHKYKKRVIFPSTSEVYGMSPDREFDEDNSPLMLGPIAKERWIYSCAKQMLDRVIYAYGMHEGLKFTLFRPFNWIGPKLDSIHTAKEGSSRVLTQFLYDILAEEPIQLVDGGNQRRSFTFVEDGIDALMRIIENRDGCADGKIFNIGNPANDLSVKELAHKLRDMVAEFPLYREKAEKCRIVETSSDQFYGKGYQDMLTRVPSIKRAKECLGWEPVTSADEALRKTLEFYLVDEREKLSEFL; translated from the coding sequence ATGAAAGTACTGATCCTCGGCGTTAACGGCTTTATCGGCAACGCACTGACCCACCGCATCCTCACCACCACCGACTGGGAGGTCCATGGCCTGGACATGGCCTGCGACAAGCTTGAGCGCTCCCTGGGTGACCCCCGCTTTCATTTTCTGGAGGGGGACATCACCATCAACAAGGAGTGGATCGAGTACAACATCAAGAAATGCGACGTCGTGTTGCCGCTGGTTGCCATCGCCACGCCGGTGACCTACGTCAAGGACCCGCTGCGGGTCTTTGAACTGGATTTCGAGGAAAATCTCAAGATCATCAGGCTGTGCCACAAGTACAAGAAACGGGTCATCTTCCCCTCCACCTCCGAGGTGTACGGCATGTCGCCCGACCGGGAATTCGACGAGGACAACTCGCCCCTCATGCTGGGGCCGATCGCCAAGGAGCGCTGGATCTACTCCTGCGCCAAGCAGATGCTCGACCGGGTGATCTACGCCTACGGCATGCATGAAGGACTCAAGTTCACCCTGTTCCGCCCCTTCAACTGGATCGGTCCCAAGCTGGACAGCATCCATACCGCCAAGGAGGGGAGCTCCCGGGTCCTGACCCAGTTCCTGTACGACATCCTGGCCGAAGAGCCGATCCAGTTGGTGGATGGCGGCAACCAGCGCCGTTCCTTTACCTTTGTCGAAGACGGCATCGACGCCCTGATGCGGATCATCGAGAACCGGGACGGTTGCGCCGACGGCAAGATCTTCAACATCGGCAATCCGGCCAACGACCTGTCCGTCAAGGAATTGGCCCACAAACTGCGCGACATGGTGGCCGAATTCCCGCTTTACCGGGAAAAGGCGGAGAAATGCCGGATCGTGGAGACCTCCTCCGACCAGTTCTACGGCAAGGGGTATCAGGATATGCTGACCCGCGTCCCCTCGATCAAGCGCGCCAAGGAATGCCTGGGATGGGAGCCGGTGACGAGCGCCGACGAGGCCCTGCGCAAGACCCTGGAGTTTTACCTGGTGGACGAGCGGGAGAAACTCTCGGAATTTCTGTAA
- a CDS encoding pilus assembly FimT family protein — MFDRRGFTLIELVVVLVIIGMVMTLVIPRLPSSEAEDLKTSARTLASTLRYLQDRAATTGTVYYLRLEPGTDTVKVLQAAGDGTEKEPEDPFLQQRPTKEGVQVADVVIPRLGKLSDGQVRLDIGAGGLRDFVAIHLRSAGGAFWTVMAFPSSGKVKIYQGYQEDAL; from the coding sequence GTGTTTGACCGCCGGGGTTTCACGCTCATAGAGCTGGTGGTGGTGCTGGTGATCATCGGCATGGTGATGACGCTGGTCATCCCCCGCCTGCCCAGCTCCGAGGCAGAGGACCTGAAGACCTCGGCACGGACCCTGGCCTCGACCCTGCGCTACCTGCAGGACCGTGCGGCCACCACCGGGACGGTTTACTACCTGCGCCTGGAGCCGGGCACGGACACCGTCAAGGTCTTGCAGGCGGCGGGCGACGGGACCGAAAAGGAACCGGAAGACCCCTTCCTGCAACAACGACCGACCAAGGAAGGGGTCCAGGTGGCGGATGTGGTCATCCCCCGCCTGGGCAAACTGAGCGACGGCCAGGTACGGCTCGACATCGGCGCCGGCGGCCTGCGGGATTTCGTCGCCATCCACCTGCGCTCGGCGGGCGGCGCGTTCTGGACGGTGATGGCGTTCCCGTCCAGCGGCAAGGTCAAGATTTACCAAGGGTATCAGGAAGACGCACTATGA
- a CDS encoding prepilin-type N-terminal cleavage/methylation domain-containing protein, whose translation MRGFSLLEVMVALAIMASVILTVLGAVNYHLTIITNERDSTALTLLARAKMAELMQLAAIPEKSEGTLAPAHPELSWQADISATDLTVLKKLVVRVWRTGDKREVALERYLTQ comes from the coding sequence ATGAGAGGTTTCAGCCTGCTTGAGGTGATGGTGGCCCTGGCCATCATGGCGAGCGTCATCCTGACGGTGCTGGGGGCGGTCAACTACCACCTGACGATCATCACCAACGAACGGGACAGCACCGCCCTGACGCTTCTGGCGCGGGCCAAGATGGCGGAATTGATGCAACTGGCGGCGATCCCCGAGAAGAGCGAGGGCACCCTGGCCCCGGCCCACCCGGAACTCTCCTGGCAGGCCGATATTTCCGCCACGGACCTGACCGTTCTCAAGAAACTGGTGGTGCGGGTGTGGCGGACCGGCGACAAGCGGGAGGTGGCGCTTGAGCGCTATCTCACGCAATAA
- a CDS encoding type II secretion system protein GspJ: MSAISRNKGFTLLEVLIAVVLLAILTAALYGSYFTVLKARERSAEGMEARRELGTTLDLLRREIGSALYTPTDKRLKFIVEDRDSFGRPASNLELTTLAPPSTLSDTRKESGTIDVQYRMVEKEKQQLLLTRTEQDLLLDSTTVPAYPQMERINSFLVECSNDGTTWVKTWDTALNGNKLPKLVRITVQVEEEGTPVTFTVYAAPRMVGS, translated from the coding sequence TTGAGCGCTATCTCACGCAATAAGGGGTTTACCCTCCTGGAAGTGCTGATCGCCGTGGTCCTGCTGGCCATCCTGACCGCCGCCCTGTACGGGAGTTACTTCACGGTGTTGAAGGCCCGGGAGCGGTCGGCGGAGGGGATGGAGGCGCGGCGCGAACTGGGCACCACCCTCGACCTCCTGCGGCGGGAGATCGGCTCGGCCCTCTATACCCCCACCGACAAACGGCTCAAATTCATCGTCGAGGACCGGGACAGCTTCGGCCGACCGGCCTCCAACCTGGAACTGACGACCCTGGCCCCCCCGTCCACCCTGAGCGACACCCGTAAGGAGTCCGGCACCATAGACGTCCAGTACCGCATGGTGGAGAAGGAAAAACAGCAACTGCTCCTGACCCGCACGGAACAGGATCTCCTGTTGGACTCGACCACCGTGCCCGCCTACCCGCAGATGGAGCGGATCAACTCCTTTCTGGTGGAATGCAGCAACGACGGCACGACGTGGGTCAAAACCTGGGATACGGCCCTGAACGGCAACAAACTGCCGAAGCTGGTGCGTATCACGGTGCAGGTGGAGGAGGAGGGGACGCCGGTGACGTTCACCGTCTATGCGGCCCCCAGGATGGTGGGCTCGTGA
- the gspK gene encoding type II secretion system minor pseudopilin GspK → MRGEKGFALVLTLVVTALMVAAAVELIHQVYVDMSLNRNFRDGQQASLLAESGAEGGKKLLQTLLAAQSYTSLSDKWAAPFKMDDEVGRIEITTTEESGKINLNALVQQNDEINADTLAILKRLGTQLQIPESVWNALADWIDTNDLPSSGGAENSYYKSLNPPYSARNGRLTTVNELSLVKGFTADMVNRLKPFVTVYPNKAGGLGATVAVNVNTAPKEVLMALDSRISGSIADRIIEERRLAPFKSIGELARADTILTTIKGMTIQGKIFRITARGFVKEAARTVEAVVNMDGTGEFLSWQEF, encoded by the coding sequence GTGAGAGGCGAAAAGGGCTTTGCCCTGGTCCTGACCCTGGTGGTCACCGCCCTGATGGTGGCGGCAGCGGTGGAGTTGATCCACCAGGTGTATGTGGATATGTCCCTCAACCGCAACTTCCGCGATGGCCAGCAGGCCTCGCTGCTGGCGGAATCGGGGGCCGAGGGGGGTAAAAAGCTCCTCCAGACGCTGCTTGCGGCGCAAAGCTACACGTCGCTCTCGGACAAGTGGGCCGCCCCGTTCAAGATGGACGACGAGGTCGGGCGCATCGAGATCACGACCACCGAGGAGAGCGGCAAGATCAATCTCAACGCGCTGGTACAGCAAAACGATGAGATAAACGCCGATACCCTGGCGATCCTGAAACGCCTGGGCACGCAATTGCAAATCCCGGAAAGCGTGTGGAACGCCCTGGCGGACTGGATCGACACCAACGACCTGCCAAGCTCCGGCGGCGCCGAAAACTCCTATTACAAATCCCTGAACCCGCCTTACTCGGCCCGCAACGGCAGGCTGACAACGGTGAACGAACTGTCCCTGGTCAAGGGCTTTACGGCGGATATGGTCAACAGGCTCAAGCCGTTCGTGACCGTCTACCCCAACAAGGCCGGTGGCCTCGGCGCCACCGTGGCCGTCAACGTGAACACCGCCCCCAAAGAGGTGCTCATGGCCCTGGACAGCCGGATCAGCGGAAGCATCGCGGACCGGATCATCGAGGAGCGGCGCCTGGCGCCGTTCAAGTCCATCGGTGAACTGGCTCGGGCTGACACGATACTTACCACGATCAAAGGCATGACAATCCAAGGCAAGATCTTCCGGATCACGGCCCGGGGGTTCGTCAAGGAAGCGGCCCGCACCGTCGAGGCGGTGGTCAATATGGACGGCACGGGAGAGTTCCTCTCGTGGCAGGAATTTTGA